A DNA window from Chelativorans sp. AA-79 contains the following coding sequences:
- a CDS encoding extracellular solute-binding protein gives MQWTSRLVRLAAGVAGTAFCLSIAGSAFAQSNEVVMQDPGGAYGDALREIMYDPFEKETGIDVVLVQEARSGPRIKAQVEAGKTEWDLTFIFDQETKLLGDCCLADIDYDKLSDSAKETLAAMPENLKRSKGVALQVIGVGLVYNTDKYSGENVPQNWVDFWDVEKFPGARCLPAWPRFVFEAALMADGVAKEDLYPLDIDRALKKVEEIKPHVTKWWTTSAQAPQLLLDGEADMCMAYTGTMSKLALEGAPIELTWNQGFVYYDFFSIPKGAPNYDNALKLLSWRLDAERAAELTSNYPVALPSPVVYEAADPEISRYWANNPANIAKAIEWSPDYWGAPSPDGRTTNEEYGQEKLNALLAG, from the coding sequence ATGCAATGGACGTCGAGACTGGTCCGCCTCGCGGCGGGCGTCGCGGGCACTGCGTTCTGCCTGAGCATCGCCGGCAGCGCATTCGCCCAGAGCAACGAGGTGGTCATGCAGGATCCCGGCGGCGCCTATGGCGATGCGCTTCGAGAGATCATGTACGATCCCTTCGAGAAGGAAACCGGCATCGACGTCGTTCTGGTGCAGGAGGCCCGTAGCGGCCCGCGTATCAAGGCGCAGGTCGAGGCCGGGAAGACCGAATGGGACCTCACTTTCATCTTCGACCAGGAAACGAAGCTTCTCGGTGATTGCTGCCTGGCGGATATCGACTACGACAAGCTTTCCGACAGTGCGAAGGAGACGCTGGCGGCCATGCCCGAGAATCTGAAGCGTTCCAAGGGAGTCGCCCTGCAGGTGATCGGCGTTGGCCTTGTCTACAACACCGACAAGTACAGTGGCGAAAACGTGCCGCAGAACTGGGTCGATTTCTGGGACGTCGAAAAATTCCCCGGTGCGCGCTGCCTGCCGGCATGGCCGCGTTTCGTCTTCGAGGCCGCCCTGATGGCCGATGGAGTGGCGAAGGAGGACCTTTACCCGCTCGACATTGATCGGGCCCTGAAGAAGGTGGAGGAGATCAAACCGCACGTCACCAAGTGGTGGACGACCTCCGCCCAGGCGCCGCAATTGCTGCTCGACGGCGAGGCCGACATGTGCATGGCCTACACCGGCACCATGAGCAAGCTCGCCCTCGAGGGTGCCCCGATCGAGCTCACCTGGAATCAGGGCTTCGTCTATTACGACTTCTTCTCCATCCCGAAGGGCGCGCCCAATTACGACAACGCCCTCAAGCTGCTCTCATGGCGCCTCGATGCGGAGCGCGCTGCCGAGCTGACCTCGAACTATCCCGTGGCACTTCCCTCGCCGGTGGTCTATGAGGCCGCCGACCCCGAGATCAGCCGTTATTGGGCGAACAATCCTGCCAATATCGCCAAGGCGATCGAATGGAGTCCGGACTACTGGGGTGCTCCTTCTCCGGATGGCCGCACCACCAACGAAGAGTACGGCCAGGAAAAGCTGAACGCGCTCCTCGCTGGATGA
- a CDS encoding IclR family transcriptional regulator yields the protein MDKAFVKGLRLLETLATSEQPRGVTDLATELKFTKSNVHRLLATLQQQGYVRQIPPHSTYELTTKIWELGSNVIRRMDLLKVARPAMMKLAEITGETIHLSVLEDLEIIYVDKIESEQHIRAHTSIGARAPAYAVATGKAMLAHMPDSYLDRFTPHFKRFTDTTRASLAELKEDIEVARQQGYAMVPHGEWREGIAAVACAILGRSGEVVGAIGMSGPDSRIKRKHLKQFSSDVMEAARSIGLALGYRP from the coding sequence ATGGACAAAGCATTCGTCAAGGGATTGCGGCTTCTGGAGACGCTCGCGACGAGCGAGCAGCCGCGCGGTGTCACCGATCTTGCCACCGAACTGAAGTTTACGAAGAGCAATGTCCACCGACTGCTGGCAACGCTGCAGCAACAGGGCTACGTGCGGCAGATCCCGCCCCACAGCACCTATGAGCTCACCACCAAGATCTGGGAGCTCGGCAGCAATGTGATCCGCCGCATGGACCTTCTCAAGGTGGCACGTCCGGCGATGATGAAACTTGCGGAGATCACCGGAGAAACGATCCATCTTTCGGTGCTGGAGGATCTTGAAATCATCTATGTCGACAAGATCGAAAGCGAACAGCACATCCGCGCTCATACCAGCATCGGCGCGCGCGCTCCCGCTTATGCGGTGGCGACCGGCAAGGCAATGCTCGCCCACATGCCCGACAGCTATCTCGATCGGTTCACGCCTCATTTCAAGCGCTTCACCGACACGACGCGCGCTTCCCTGGCCGAGTTGAAGGAAGATATCGAGGTGGCCCGCCAGCAGGGCTATGCGATGGTCCCGCACGGCGAATGGCGGGAGGGGATCGCCGCCGTCGCATGCGCCATTCTCGGCCGCTCCGGCGAAGTGGTCGGCGCCATCGGAATGTCGGGGCCCGATTCCCGCATCAAGCGCAAGCATCTCAAGCAATTCTCGTCCGATGTGATGGAAGCGGCCCGATCGATCGGGCTTGCACTCGGCTATCGTCCTTGA
- the recQ gene encoding DNA helicase RecQ, with protein MTADPLQILKTVYGYDAFRGRQAEIVDHVVAGNNAFVLMPTGGGKSLCYQIPALARPGMGLVVSPLIALMADQVTALRQAGVKAAALNSDLPGEERRALWRDIFSGTLDLLYVAPETLLKPGVVERLGQTPLSLIAIDEAHCLSQWGHDFRPSYRQLDALVALFPDTPRMALTATADAPTRAEILTHLKIAESDAFIAGFDRPNIRYAIEEKDNPRRQLERFLEGHANESGIVYCLSKRKTEETAAWLCAKGYNALPYHGGMDKAAREANQTRFQREEAVVMVATIAFGMGIDKPDVRFVAHTDLPGSIEAYYQETGRAGRDGLPSDALMLYGYEDIALRSRFIEESDAPEQRKRMERQKLDTLLGLAETAGCRRQVLLSYFGDHCEPCGNCDTCAEPPQLFDGTIGAQKALSCIHRTGERFGQAYIVEVLLGAEDERITRFGHDRISTYGIGKEHDNRTWRAILRQLIAQRLINVDLAGHGGLSISEAGRQFLREKPALMLRAPRAPRAGRGKAPRKQAATALPETDRALFEALREKRMEIARTQNVPPYVIFHDRTLIELAAARPASHAAMARVPGVGEAKLERYGPAFLAVIAEHAG; from the coding sequence GTGACTGCCGATCCCCTGCAAATCCTGAAAACCGTCTACGGCTACGATGCCTTTCGCGGGCGTCAGGCGGAGATCGTCGATCACGTGGTGGCCGGCAACAATGCCTTCGTGCTGATGCCGACGGGCGGCGGCAAATCGCTGTGCTACCAGATTCCGGCGCTGGCCCGGCCCGGCATGGGCCTCGTCGTCTCGCCGCTGATCGCCCTGATGGCCGATCAGGTGACGGCTTTGCGCCAGGCGGGCGTCAAGGCCGCCGCGCTCAACTCGGATCTGCCGGGCGAGGAGCGCCGCGCGCTATGGCGGGACATCTTCAGCGGCACGCTGGACCTGCTTTACGTGGCGCCGGAGACGCTGCTCAAGCCCGGCGTCGTGGAGCGGCTCGGCCAGACGCCGCTGTCGCTGATCGCGATCGACGAGGCGCATTGCCTGTCGCAATGGGGACACGATTTCCGCCCCTCCTACCGCCAGCTCGACGCGCTTGTCGCACTGTTCCCCGACACGCCGCGCATGGCGCTGACGGCTACCGCCGACGCGCCGACGCGGGCCGAGATCCTCACGCATCTCAAGATCGCCGAAAGCGATGCCTTCATCGCCGGCTTCGACCGCCCCAACATCCGCTATGCCATCGAAGAGAAGGATAACCCGCGCAGGCAATTGGAGCGCTTCCTGGAAGGCCACGCGAACGAGAGCGGCATCGTCTATTGCCTATCGAAGCGCAAGACGGAGGAGACGGCGGCCTGGCTTTGCGCGAAAGGCTATAACGCGCTCCCCTATCACGGCGGCATGGACAAGGCGGCGCGCGAGGCGAACCAGACGCGCTTCCAGCGCGAGGAGGCGGTCGTCATGGTGGCCACCATCGCCTTCGGCATGGGCATCGACAAGCCGGACGTGCGCTTCGTCGCCCATACCGACCTGCCCGGCAGCATCGAGGCCTATTATCAGGAGACCGGCCGCGCCGGGCGCGACGGCCTGCCTTCCGACGCTCTGATGCTCTATGGCTATGAGGATATCGCGCTGCGCAGCCGCTTCATCGAGGAGTCGGACGCGCCCGAGCAGCGCAAGCGCATGGAGCGGCAAAAGCTCGATACACTTCTCGGGCTCGCCGAAACGGCGGGCTGCCGCCGCCAGGTGCTGCTTTCCTATTTCGGGGATCATTGCGAGCCGTGCGGCAATTGCGACACCTGTGCCGAGCCGCCGCAGCTTTTCGATGGGACGATTGGCGCACAAAAGGCCCTGTCATGCATCCACAGGACGGGCGAGCGCTTCGGCCAGGCCTATATCGTCGAGGTGCTTCTGGGGGCCGAGGACGAGCGCATCACCCGCTTCGGCCATGACCGCATCTCCACCTACGGCATCGGGAAGGAGCACGATAACCGCACATGGCGGGCGATCCTGCGCCAGTTGATCGCCCAGCGTCTGATCAATGTCGACCTGGCCGGCCATGGCGGCCTGTCGATCTCGGAGGCGGGCCGCCAATTCCTGCGCGAAAAGCCGGCCCTTATGCTGCGCGCCCCACGGGCGCCGCGCGCCGGGCGTGGAAAAGCCCCCCGCAAGCAGGCCGCAACCGCCCTGCCCGAGACCGACCGGGCGCTATTCGAGGCGTTGCGCGAAAAGCGCATGGAGATCGCCCGGACGCAGAACGTTCCGCCCTATGTGATCTTCCACGACAGGACGCTGATCGAACTGGCCGCCGCCCGTCCCGCCTCGCACGCAGCGATGGCCCGCGTTCCAGGTGTCGGCGAAGCCAAGCTGGAACGCTACGGCCCCGCCTTCCTGGCCGTCATCGCCGAGCATGCGGGATGA
- a CDS encoding fatty acid desaturase, whose protein sequence is MKGNVAASATIERKGRSWTAALARYKQPSPARSTVEIAVTALPFVALWALTALAVVHGYWWGLLLTIPAAGFLVRLFILQHDCGHGTLFARRGINDWIGRVIGVFTLTPYDYWRRTHAVHHATAGNLDKRGIGDVKTLTVGEYRALPWYGRLHYRLYRHPLVMFGLGPAWLFICQYRLPFGLMRAGVQPWTSTIATNLGVALPVAGLMWLIGIGPFLMVQVPITLMAATAGVWLFYVQHQFEETHWSEGDDWNFQHAALHGSSHYDLPLPLRWITGNIGIHHVHHLSAKVPFYRLPEVLRDHPELRDIGRITFLESLRCVKLVLWDESAKRLVSFREARATA, encoded by the coding sequence GTGAAAGGTAATGTTGCCGCCAGCGCCACCATCGAGAGGAAGGGGCGCTCCTGGACCGCGGCTCTCGCACGATACAAACAACCCAGTCCGGCCCGCAGCACGGTCGAAATAGCCGTTACGGCACTGCCCTTTGTCGCATTGTGGGCATTGACCGCGCTAGCCGTTGTGCACGGCTACTGGTGGGGCCTCCTGCTGACGATCCCCGCGGCCGGTTTTCTGGTTCGTCTTTTCATTCTGCAGCACGATTGCGGTCACGGCACTTTGTTCGCGCGGCGCGGGATCAACGACTGGATAGGCCGCGTCATCGGCGTCTTCACGCTCACGCCCTACGATTACTGGCGCCGCACCCATGCCGTCCATCATGCAACCGCAGGCAATCTCGACAAGCGGGGGATCGGCGACGTCAAAACCCTGACGGTCGGCGAATATCGCGCGTTGCCCTGGTATGGCCGCCTGCACTACCGGCTCTATCGCCATCCGCTGGTGATGTTCGGCCTGGGTCCCGCCTGGCTGTTCATCTGTCAATATCGGCTGCCCTTCGGTCTTATGCGCGCCGGAGTGCAACCCTGGACGTCGACGATCGCCACCAATCTTGGCGTTGCCCTTCCGGTGGCCGGCCTGATGTGGCTCATCGGGATCGGCCCCTTTCTCATGGTGCAGGTACCGATCACCCTGATGGCGGCCACCGCAGGCGTCTGGCTTTTCTACGTTCAGCATCAGTTCGAAGAAACACATTGGTCCGAGGGCGACGACTGGAATTTCCAGCATGCCGCATTGCACGGCAGCTCGCACTACGACCTTCCCCTTCCGCTGCGCTGGATCACCGGGAATATCGGCATCCACCACGTGCATCACCTGTCAGCCAAAGTGCCGTTCTATCGTCTGCCCGAGGTGCTGCGAGACCATCCCGAGCTGCGCGACATAGGCCGCATCACCTTCCTTGAGAGCCTGAGATGCGTCAAACTCGTCCTGTGGGACGAAAGCGCCAAACGCCTCGTTTCGTTTCGAGAAGCACGCGCGACAGCCTAG
- a CDS encoding malonyl-CoA decarboxylase — protein MCELLLSRRGEATGVALASVILDAYGKADADAQLAFLRILLNGFDVDQEALEKAIEAYGARRDPVSASKLHDAAEPKRQELFRRLNMAPGGTQALVRMREHLLQRLHAEPELSAVDTDFIHLFSSWFNRGFLTLQAMDWRTPANILEKIIRYEAVHEITDWDELRRRVEPGDRRCFAFFHPQMPDEPLIFVEVALAREIVTSMDVLLDPDRTPIPAEAANTAVFYSISNCQAGLKGVSFGSLLIKQVVADLQQELPNLRKFVTLSPVPGFAEWLRQQLAEPSSHLISKADRAVLGAADLLSPGEHVADVRKALLSAAAAYLLHAKRADGQPLDPVARFHLGNGARLQHINLLADRSGRAVRQSIGIMVNYLYDPKTIEENHELFAESRQVVASPETRKLFQGDSIEIERA, from the coding sequence ATGTGCGAGCTTCTCCTGTCGCGGCGGGGTGAGGCCACCGGTGTAGCGCTGGCGTCCGTTATTCTCGACGCCTATGGCAAGGCCGACGCCGATGCGCAACTCGCCTTTCTCAGGATATTGTTGAACGGCTTCGATGTGGATCAGGAAGCGCTCGAGAAGGCGATCGAAGCCTATGGCGCAAGAAGAGATCCTGTCAGCGCAAGCAAGCTGCACGATGCTGCCGAACCGAAACGCCAGGAGCTTTTCCGCCGGCTCAACATGGCCCCGGGGGGAACACAGGCGCTGGTGCGGATGCGGGAACATCTGCTGCAGCGGCTGCATGCGGAACCGGAACTCAGCGCGGTCGACACCGATTTCATCCATCTCTTTTCCTCCTGGTTCAACCGCGGATTTCTCACCTTGCAGGCCATGGATTGGCGCACTCCGGCCAATATCCTGGAGAAGATCATCCGGTATGAGGCCGTGCACGAGATCACCGACTGGGATGAATTGCGCCGGCGCGTCGAGCCGGGCGATCGGCGCTGCTTCGCATTTTTCCACCCGCAGATGCCCGACGAGCCGCTTATCTTCGTGGAAGTGGCCCTCGCCCGCGAGATCGTCACGTCTATGGACGTGCTGCTCGATCCGGATCGGACGCCCATTCCGGCCGAGGCCGCGAACACTGCCGTGTTCTACTCGATCTCCAACTGTCAGGCCGGACTGAAGGGTGTCTCGTTCGGTAGCCTGCTGATCAAGCAGGTTGTGGCGGACCTCCAGCAGGAACTGCCCAATCTCAGGAAATTCGTGACGCTCTCGCCGGTTCCGGGTTTTGCCGAATGGCTCCGTCAGCAATTGGCTGAACCTTCGTCGCACCTGATAAGCAAGGCGGACAGAGCGGTGCTCGGCGCGGCGGATCTCCTCAGTCCCGGGGAGCACGTCGCCGATGTCCGCAAGGCGCTGCTGAGTGCCGCCGCCGCTTACCTCCTCCATGCCAAGCGCGCGGACGGCCAGCCACTGGATCCCGTGGCGCGCTTTCACCTGGGCAATGGAGCCCGACTGCAGCACATCAATCTTCTTGCGGATCGCTCCGGACGGGCCGTCAGACAGTCCATCGGCATCATGGTCAATTACCTTTATGACCCGAAGACAATCGAGGAAAACCACGAGCTTTTTGCTGAAAGCCGACAAGTTGTCGCTTCGCCGGAAACGCGAAAGCTATTCCAGGGGGACAGCATTGAAATCGAAAGAGCATAG
- a CDS encoding malonyl-CoA synthase, giving the protein MADSLFSHLITQGSDPDRTALIVPGGGVVSYRDLDRMSARYAHALCALGVSRGDRVAVQAEKSLDVVLLYLGAIRMGAVYLPLNTAYTAAETSYFLADAAPAVFVCDPSMENTARELCRAGDTKVATLGGDLGALVDAQPDQFETAAVSERDLAAILYTSGTTGRSKGAMLTHGNLLSNVQALRECWRYTPEDVLIHALPIFHTHGLFVALNLTFFSKASAILLPKFDPDAIMNALPSATVLMGVPTFYTRLLARPELSVAACRHMRVFISGSAPLRAETHEEWQRRTGHAILERYGMTETNMNTSNPYDGERRPGTVGFPLPGVSLRIVDAQTNVPAGADEVGMIQVKGPNVFRGYWRMPEKTAAEFTSDGYFITGDLGKVDGDGYVHIIGRQKDLVITGGYNVYPKEIETEIDAIPGVAESAVFGIEDADMGERVIAAVITDGSRTLQAADIEDHLAGRLARYKRPSEIVFLSELPRNTMGKVQKEVLRRNHAETREPLAAGNER; this is encoded by the coding sequence ATGGCGGACAGTCTCTTCTCCCATCTGATCACACAAGGGTCGGATCCCGACCGCACCGCGTTGATCGTTCCAGGCGGTGGCGTGGTGAGCTATCGCGATCTCGACCGCATGTCGGCTCGTTATGCACATGCGTTGTGCGCGCTGGGAGTGAGCAGGGGAGACCGGGTGGCCGTACAAGCCGAAAAGTCCCTGGATGTCGTGTTGCTCTACCTCGGGGCTATCCGCATGGGAGCGGTGTATCTGCCGCTCAACACCGCGTATACGGCGGCCGAGACGTCCTATTTTCTGGCGGATGCGGCGCCAGCCGTCTTCGTCTGTGATCCGTCGATGGAGAACACCGCTCGGGAACTCTGCCGGGCAGGGGACACGAAGGTCGCGACACTGGGCGGGGACCTCGGCGCGCTGGTGGACGCACAGCCGGACCAATTCGAAACCGCTGCGGTTTCAGAGCGCGATCTGGCGGCGATCCTGTACACGTCAGGAACGACGGGCCGCTCCAAGGGGGCGATGCTCACCCACGGCAATCTGCTGTCCAACGTCCAGGCGCTGCGGGAATGCTGGCGCTACACACCGGAAGACGTTTTGATCCATGCGCTGCCGATCTTCCACACGCACGGTCTCTTCGTTGCGCTCAACCTGACCTTCTTCTCCAAGGCATCGGCGATCCTGCTGCCCAAATTCGACCCGGACGCCATCATGAACGCCTTGCCCTCCGCAACGGTGCTGATGGGGGTTCCAACCTTCTACACGCGCCTTCTCGCACGTCCCGAGCTCTCGGTGGCAGCCTGCCGCCACATGCGCGTATTCATTTCCGGCTCTGCTCCGCTCAGGGCCGAAACGCATGAGGAATGGCAGCGGCGGACGGGCCACGCGATCCTCGAGCGCTACGGCATGACCGAAACGAACATGAACACGTCGAACCCTTATGACGGCGAGCGGCGCCCCGGCACGGTGGGCTTCCCTCTTCCCGGCGTGAGTCTCCGGATCGTGGATGCACAGACGAACGTACCGGCGGGCGCGGATGAGGTCGGCATGATCCAGGTCAAAGGCCCGAACGTCTTCAGGGGCTATTGGCGGATGCCGGAGAAAACGGCGGCTGAGTTCACCTCCGACGGATATTTCATCACTGGAGATTTGGGCAAGGTCGACGGCGACGGCTATGTTCACATCATAGGGCGCCAGAAGGATCTCGTGATCACCGGCGGATACAACGTTTATCCCAAGGAGATCGAGACGGAGATCGACGCCATTCCGGGCGTGGCGGAAAGCGCCGTCTTCGGCATCGAGGACGCCGATATGGGCGAACGCGTGATAGCGGCGGTCATCACGGACGGCAGCCGCACCCTTCAGGCGGCCGATATCGAAGATCATCTTGCAGGGCGGCTCGCGCGCTACAAGAGGCCGAGCGAGATCGTCTTCCTGTCGGAATTGCCCCGCAACACCATGGGCAAGGTGCAGAAGGAAGTGCTTCGCCGCAATCATGCCGAGACCCGGGAGCCGCTCGCGGCGGGAAACGAACGTTAG
- a CDS encoding UGSC family (seleno)protein, which translates to MLVEKERTTTEAKISVLDPRGYPPAVTGKSPAPRLGTLDGKTIYLVDSRFDDSIELLKQIEIWFREFMPGVKTKIVQMASTYAKDDPKLWEEIRANGHGAILGVGHCSTCAPAVCTHAITLETKYGVPTVAVHTDKFEKVVKSVARMGGLPQLPLVFVPQPVMGKSAAELRDYVLGTDPVRGAPVMREIVEGLTIGLAQTSSADLVVSKAPADRLLPADTEENLHALFLDNRWTDNLPIVLPTEKRVAEMLKGTSRSPEEIVGKMQPTANRGAWSYTVEKVAVNAVMAGARPEYFPVILALAAGQVSARGSTSSSGAAMAVVNGPIRHEIGMNMGIGALGPYNHANATIGRAFGLLSQNLQGGSVPGESFMGSLGNNYSYNSITFAENEERSPWEPLHVQKGFAADTSAVSVFFGCRSTTFCLGLREKHWREHVRDMLLGTDAVTAPVLLLDPITARQFVERGGFTEKADLISWIHETAKMPGDRYWDLQLIQNYVYPRATFGEEPMAGELKKGPDELVHVFRLPEINVIVVGGETNGYWQIMGARHQTTVSVDEWR; encoded by the coding sequence ATGCTCGTTGAGAAGGAACGGACGACAACGGAAGCAAAGATCTCGGTCCTGGACCCGCGGGGATATCCCCCGGCCGTTACGGGCAAGTCTCCGGCGCCGCGACTAGGCACCCTGGATGGCAAGACGATCTATCTCGTAGATAGCCGCTTCGACGATTCCATCGAACTCTTAAAGCAGATCGAGATCTGGTTCCGGGAGTTCATGCCCGGCGTGAAGACCAAGATCGTCCAGATGGCGAGCACCTACGCCAAGGACGATCCGAAGCTGTGGGAAGAGATCCGGGCAAACGGCCATGGGGCCATTCTCGGCGTCGGCCATTGCAGCACGTGCGCGCCCGCCGTATGCACCCATGCCATAACGCTCGAGACCAAATATGGCGTGCCCACAGTCGCCGTTCACACGGACAAGTTCGAGAAGGTGGTGAAGTCGGTCGCCCGCATGGGCGGCCTGCCGCAACTGCCTCTGGTGTTCGTTCCCCAGCCGGTGATGGGAAAGAGCGCGGCGGAGCTGCGCGACTATGTTCTTGGCACGGATCCCGTGCGCGGCGCGCCGGTCATGCGCGAGATCGTGGAGGGCCTGACCATCGGGCTGGCGCAGACCTCTTCGGCCGATCTCGTCGTCTCCAAGGCGCCGGCCGATCGCCTGCTGCCCGCCGACACGGAAGAAAACCTGCACGCGCTGTTCCTTGACAATCGCTGGACAGACAATCTGCCGATCGTGCTCCCCACGGAAAAACGCGTGGCCGAGATGCTGAAGGGCACGAGCCGTTCTCCCGAAGAGATCGTCGGAAAGATGCAACCGACCGCCAATCGCGGCGCCTGGAGCTATACGGTCGAGAAGGTGGCCGTCAATGCGGTGATGGCCGGTGCGCGGCCCGAATATTTCCCGGTCATATTGGCGCTTGCCGCCGGTCAGGTCAGCGCGCGCGGCAGCACGTCCAGCTCAGGCGCGGCCATGGCTGTGGTCAACGGCCCCATCCGGCATGAGATCGGCATGAATATGGGCATCGGCGCGTTGGGTCCCTACAACCACGCAAACGCCACCATCGGCCGCGCCTTCGGCCTGCTGTCGCAAAATCTGCAGGGCGGGTCCGTGCCGGGTGAAAGCTTCATGGGGTCGCTCGGCAACAATTACAGCTACAACAGCATCACCTTCGCCGAAAACGAGGAACGCAGCCCGTGGGAGCCCCTGCATGTGCAGAAGGGCTTCGCGGCCGATACGAGCGCGGTCAGCGTCTTCTTCGGCTGCCGATCGACCACATTCTGTTTGGGGCTACGCGAAAAACACTGGCGCGAGCACGTGCGCGACATGCTGCTGGGCACCGACGCGGTGACCGCTCCGGTGCTCCTGCTCGATCCGATCACTGCGCGCCAGTTCGTGGAGCGAGGAGGGTTCACCGAGAAGGCTGACCTGATCTCCTGGATCCACGAGACGGCGAAGATGCCGGGAGATCGCTACTGGGACCTGCAACTCATCCAGAACTACGTCTATCCGCGCGCCACGTTCGGCGAGGAGCCGATGGCGGGCGAACTGAAGAAGGGACCAGACGAACTCGTCCATGTCTTCCGTCTGCCGGAAATCAACGTCATCGTGGTGGGCGGCGAAACCAACGGCTATTGGCAGATCATGGGCGCCCGGCACCAGACGACCGTCTCGGTCGACGAGTGGCGTTAG
- a CDS encoding FAD-dependent oxidoreductase produces MREFDIVVVGAGVAGLTAAATAARHGVSVAVVEKLGAGGQIMTVERIENFPGSSEPVAGFELGPVMQEQAEQAGAEFLLDTVEGFVLGGPVPVIRCSEGEIAARAIIVAAGSSRRALGVPGEEQLKGRGVSHCASCDGPLYKGMTVVVIGGGDSAFDEARTLAAHAGKVLIVHRNDRFRAAKPQVKGVSELDNVTILPNATVEKILGEDVVKAVSLRDETTGTSREEPVDGVFVYVGLEPNTDFLEGKLKLGDDGRVVTDRFMQTSVPGVFAAGDIRHGSAALLAEAAGDGATAAMAALRHLGGLSALRAAE; encoded by the coding sequence ATGCGGGAGTTCGATATCGTCGTCGTCGGCGCTGGAGTGGCCGGTTTGACGGCAGCAGCGACCGCTGCACGGCATGGGGTGTCGGTAGCGGTCGTTGAAAAACTCGGTGCCGGCGGCCAGATCATGACAGTCGAGCGCATCGAGAATTTTCCTGGCTCTTCCGAGCCCGTGGCCGGCTTCGAACTGGGTCCGGTCATGCAGGAACAGGCAGAGCAGGCCGGCGCCGAATTCCTGCTTGATACCGTGGAAGGGTTCGTTCTCGGCGGCCCGGTCCCGGTGATCCGTTGCTCGGAAGGAGAGATCGCCGCACGGGCGATCATCGTCGCCGCTGGATCGAGCCGCCGCGCTCTGGGCGTTCCCGGCGAGGAGCAATTGAAAGGCAGGGGTGTCTCCCACTGCGCCTCCTGCGACGGACCCCTCTACAAAGGCATGACAGTGGTTGTCATCGGGGGCGGAGATTCAGCCTTCGACGAGGCGCGCACGCTTGCCGCCCACGCGGGAAAGGTGCTCATCGTTCACAGAAACGATAGGTTCCGGGCCGCCAAGCCGCAGGTGAAAGGGGTATCCGAACTCGACAACGTCACGATCCTGCCCAACGCGACGGTCGAGAAAATCCTCGGCGAAGATGTCGTGAAGGCAGTTTCCCTGCGCGATGAAACGACGGGCACCTCGCGGGAGGAGCCGGTGGACGGGGTTTTCGTCTATGTCGGCCTGGAGCCCAACACGGATTTCCTGGAGGGGAAGCTGAAACTGGGCGATGACGGGCGGGTCGTAACGGACCGTTTCATGCAGACCTCCGTTCCCGGCGTTTTCGCCGCTGGCGATATCCGGCATGGATCGGCGGCCCTTCTGGCGGAGGCTGCCGGAGACGGCGCCACCGCCGCAATGGCTGCGCTGCGGCATCTTGGCGGGCTTTCCGCGTTGCGCGCGGCAGAGTAG
- a CDS encoding GntR family transcriptional regulator, with amino-acid sequence MPNGKSMKQSRAALLRDAIEEDIVTGVYKPGERLDETTLAARHQVSRTPIREALTQLSAMGVVKIQPHRGAFVNEITLPEMIGMFEVMAELEGMCARLAARRMSPQQLDELVAAQADCLAALGKGEADDYYYANERFHLLLYAASGNSFLASTATALHKRLKPYRRLQLRVPGRLERSAAEHENVIAALRARDSAKAEELIESHILVQGDMFSDFLSTMSSLTSWDERQPAKLA; translated from the coding sequence TTGCCGAACGGAAAGTCGATGAAGCAAAGCCGAGCAGCGCTCCTGCGCGATGCGATCGAGGAAGATATCGTCACCGGCGTCTACAAACCGGGAGAGCGCCTGGATGAAACCACTCTTGCTGCGCGGCACCAGGTTTCGCGCACCCCCATTCGCGAAGCGCTGACGCAATTGAGCGCGATGGGCGTCGTGAAGATCCAGCCCCATCGAGGCGCCTTCGTAAATGAGATTACGCTGCCTGAAATGATCGGCATGTTCGAGGTCATGGCCGAACTGGAGGGAATGTGTGCCCGTCTGGCGGCGCGCCGCATGAGCCCTCAGCAACTGGACGAACTCGTGGCTGCGCAAGCGGATTGCCTGGCAGCGCTCGGCAAGGGCGAGGCGGACGACTACTACTACGCCAACGAGCGGTTTCACCTGCTGCTCTACGCGGCGAGCGGCAACAGCTTTCTTGCGAGCACGGCCACCGCTCTGCACAAGCGCCTGAAACCCTATCGCCGCCTGCAACTGCGCGTCCCCGGCCGTCTCGAGAGGTCGGCGGCCGAGCATGAGAACGTGATCGCGGCATTGCGCGCACGGGATTCCGCGAAGGCTGAAGAGCTTATAGAGAGCCACATTCTCGTTCAGGGCGACATGTTCAGCGATTTCTTGTCGACGATGAGTTCGCTGACTTCTTGGGACGAGCGCCAGCCCGCCAAACTTGCCTGA